The following are from one region of the Endozoicomonas sp. 4G genome:
- a CDS encoding ChbG/HpnK family deacetylase has product MKRITLCADDYGMHPGVSEAILELASQGSIHATSCLVTGRNWATQAKSLTTIQEKVDIGLHLNLTEGKGLSSSYMDSLPSLRQILIKSHFHLLNKTAVLEEVTAQYQNFIDTTGRAPDFVDGHQHVHHLPVVREALLSVIRSYKPGPSFWVRSVTPVIRHGGGLKSYIIEGSGSRSLHDQLSNRGISSNASFAGIYSLKPEENYSALMKSWLSDSYDRGLIMCHPGKTAEHNNLDHSQARQSEFDYLSGQQFVDDCQQAGVNLCRMRQ; this is encoded by the coding sequence ATGAAAAGAATAACATTGTGCGCAGATGATTATGGGATGCACCCCGGTGTATCGGAAGCTATCCTGGAGCTGGCCAGTCAAGGCAGCATTCACGCCACCAGCTGCCTGGTCACTGGCAGGAACTGGGCGACGCAGGCAAAAAGCCTGACGACCATTCAGGAAAAGGTTGATATTGGCCTGCATCTGAATTTAACCGAAGGCAAAGGCCTTAGTTCCAGCTATATGGATAGCTTGCCCAGTCTTAGGCAGATATTAATTAAGAGCCATTTTCACTTACTGAACAAGACGGCTGTTCTGGAAGAAGTCACGGCACAATATCAGAATTTTATAGACACGACCGGCAGAGCCCCGGACTTTGTTGATGGACATCAGCACGTACACCACCTGCCCGTGGTACGTGAAGCCCTGTTGTCGGTAATACGCAGTTATAAGCCCGGGCCTTCTTTCTGGGTAAGAAGCGTTACCCCGGTCATTCGCCACGGTGGTGGACTGAAAAGCTATATCATTGAGGGTTCCGGCAGTCGGAGCCTCCACGATCAGCTGAGCAATCGGGGGATCAGTAGCAATGCTTCCTTTGCGGGTATCTATTCGCTGAAACCGGAAGAAAACTATTCCGCCCTGATGAAATCATGGCTCTCTGATTCATACGACAGAGGCCTGATTATGTGCCACCCCGGCAAAACCGCGGAACACAATAACCTCGACCACTCTCAGGCCAGACAGTCAGAGTTTGATTATTTATCAGGCCAGCAATTTGTAGACGACTGTCAACAAGCAGGAGTTAATCTGTGCAGAATGAGACAATAA
- a CDS encoding glycosyltransferase family 39 protein: MQNETIIADSSAVIKHPLRWLSLICLFQLCFWTLGPWMVRNTLHSDTLEGIAWGHLWQWGYDKHPPLAAWAAALSSHFSDTSDWPVYLFAQICVVIAFVAVWRLAREYLTQAGALLTVFLLQGILFYSNRVERVTPDTLQHPIWALLALTFYFAVARQSLGYWLLTGVISGLAILTKYQVAVLFAPLFIVLLITREGRLALSSAGPWLGGVLALAIASPHLYWLWNNDFTAVNYLGENYVETDRYGTGTNWDHLIFPLTFIKNNLGNVLVFFLLMIPLFRAPKLPIVYDHFKKVFLIAIATGPFAFTLLFGLITGEKLVPRWATPYFAWLPLLLLFWTRPLIDYPLFKRVVFWCLFTGLLFVSLRCSYLLFKPVFDEHYWNTVEFTPLREQMLKAEELWALHQQGLPENGSHIPYLGGLHYHVAELIAYSRNRKTIPFFGLNPAESLWMEEEDFRNKGGIIVIIEGKRYSNLVRQRLEKNYPQAEFLGRFAFEPVTRIKVDNKPKLFVDYYLLRPRETHK; encoded by the coding sequence GTGCAGAATGAGACAATAATTGCTGACTCTTCAGCAGTGATTAAGCACCCTCTTCGCTGGCTCAGCCTGATCTGTCTTTTCCAGCTATGTTTCTGGACTCTCGGTCCCTGGATGGTCAGAAACACACTTCACTCTGACACACTTGAAGGTATTGCCTGGGGTCATCTCTGGCAGTGGGGGTATGATAAGCACCCACCGCTGGCAGCCTGGGCTGCCGCGCTTTCTTCACACTTCAGTGACACCAGTGACTGGCCAGTCTACCTGTTTGCCCAGATCTGTGTGGTCATTGCTTTTGTTGCTGTCTGGCGACTGGCCAGAGAATATTTAACCCAAGCAGGTGCCCTGCTGACGGTCTTTCTACTGCAGGGAATTCTTTTTTACAGCAACCGTGTGGAAAGAGTGACACCGGATACGCTTCAGCATCCGATCTGGGCCCTGCTGGCTCTAACGTTCTATTTTGCAGTAGCCCGCCAATCCCTGGGTTACTGGCTGCTGACCGGTGTCATTTCAGGGCTGGCCATTCTGACTAAATATCAGGTCGCCGTACTGTTTGCGCCCTTATTTATTGTGCTTTTAATCACCCGGGAAGGCAGACTTGCCCTTTCCTCCGCGGGTCCCTGGCTGGGCGGGGTTCTGGCGCTGGCTATCGCCTCCCCTCATCTTTACTGGCTATGGAACAATGACTTTACTGCGGTCAATTATCTGGGAGAAAACTACGTTGAAACTGATCGTTATGGCACCGGTACTAACTGGGATCACCTGATATTTCCCCTGACATTTATTAAGAATAATCTGGGCAATGTTCTGGTATTTTTTCTTTTAATGATCCCACTGTTCAGGGCCCCGAAACTCCCTATCGTTTACGATCATTTCAAAAAAGTTTTTCTCATTGCCATAGCCACAGGCCCATTCGCTTTTACACTCTTGTTTGGACTGATAACCGGCGAAAAACTGGTACCTCGCTGGGCTACCCCTTACTTTGCCTGGCTGCCCCTGCTGCTTCTGTTCTGGACTCGTCCATTGATTGATTATCCACTTTTCAAGAGGGTGGTGTTCTGGTGTTTATTCACCGGACTATTGTTTGTCTCATTAAGATGCAGCTATTTGCTGTTCAAGCCGGTCTTTGATGAGCATTACTGGAATACAGTAGAATTCACGCCTTTACGTGAACAGATGCTAAAAGCTGAGGAATTGTGGGCACTCCACCAGCAAGGCCTGCCTGAAAACGGCAGCCACATACCTTACCTGGGGGGGCTTCATTACCACGTTGCCGAACTGATCGCGTACAGCCGCAACCGAAAAACCATTCCATTTTTCGGCCTGAATCCGGCAGAAAGCCTCTGGATGGAAGAAGAAGATTTCCGCAACAAAGGCGGAATCATTGTCATAATAGAGGGTAAACGATACTCAAACCTGGTCAGGCAGAGGCTTGAAAAGAACTACCCCCAGGCTGAGTTTCTCGGGCGATTTGCGTTCGAACCAGTGACACGGATTAAGGTGGACAACAAACCCAAACTGTTTGTGGATTATTACCTTTTAAGACCCCGGGAAACGCACAAATAA
- a CDS encoding glycine zipper 2TM domain-containing protein, translating into MNNRIKQTGIVLLLSFSLAGCTTDQTGTTYSASEARHMQTVRFGTVAESRPVKLEGTQGQVGTLAGAAAGGIAGSSIGGQRESAIAAVAGAVAGGVLGSMAEKKITSKQGVELTVRLDDGSYVSVVQQADPAVNFAAGDKVKILTQGTASRVVKVQ; encoded by the coding sequence ATGAATAACAGGATCAAGCAGACAGGGATCGTCTTGTTGCTTTCATTTTCTTTGGCTGGCTGTACGACCGATCAGACAGGAACGACGTACTCAGCTTCTGAAGCCCGTCACATGCAGACAGTTCGTTTTGGTACTGTCGCTGAATCCAGACCGGTCAAACTGGAAGGTACTCAGGGGCAGGTGGGTACCCTTGCAGGGGCCGCAGCAGGCGGTATTGCAGGTTCCAGTATTGGTGGTCAGCGTGAAAGCGCCATTGCCGCAGTGGCTGGAGCCGTTGCCGGTGGTGTTTTGGGCAGTATGGCCGAGAAGAAAATCACTTCTAAGCAGGGGGTTGAGCTGACAGTAAGGCTGGATGATGGCTCTTATGTTTCTGTGGTTCAACAGGCCGACCCGGCCGTTAACTTCGCTGCCGGCGATAAGGTGAAAATTCTTACCCAAGGCACTGCCAGTCGGGTTGTTAAGGTTCAGTAA
- a CDS encoding inositol phosphate phosphatase SopB translates to MEGGKLPTGPQPTSMNPHAAAPDVGELEKVGRSSRQNRLVKAIRSVLKKLSGLGNRTPRDIPIQQRQVASVSRPKPIEVSGNVRPQAQADNVFKQQGYVFAEVKMGQGDKPEVQRAYQQARNQYESAAVSVAKEVLNEARLQTDGGELILAMKDFIQRHEQKIHQNYEPVTEEMVENLRNLPYKLLDELSSANVDKLVASEIFRMHLRESGDTQTLLNRYQITVSDVEVAVPGSTHDHKEFFKLQKLQFDAARGVLNNKLQLAQSEGRTEDVARLTKLDRQLLNELRRLQQTVQLKGDEPVSKEEIRKANEHYPKILQDALVSAGVDKHTVASDFKAAYADQLNNRPWKTTENSFSQDGVEFTSRQQPAAEIKVPESARGEVSRLYDIDYEGRGVCCLDTANTDHASNLNRSDFSINNNNVYTGIRHGIADPYGVEGDPDLKAEGGKTRVKEILLSALATRPDIFEQALVAAEGGPVPTLTTTSTSLVTTGLGSGHEKKMQKAQNEAFKHFTDPAKQPVTLELPGADGQPRTIKLNFKQARFNIPVNWGGVGGASLITGGRSFQKKMNDPAMEMLVGKSGKAGIYGGMAGEFLSDISTKGEAIRVQVRDAEAAGNREKVSELNAQLDQLKRDGRSVENLADQIKTIYKKGRHYHHHHDAYKLAARVALLTHKVGAVPLSNCKSGKDRTGMLDAEIKFLAARINPGTGEVPEPGRIVDPADRTLFQTILQQSGNLEVQEQNVGVRGYKTEWVKSITERVGDPAVREEVRGLSRTVRS, encoded by the coding sequence ATGGAAGGCGGCAAGCTCCCAACGGGCCCACAGCCCACATCAATGAACCCTCACGCAGCAGCACCCGATGTCGGAGAACTGGAAAAGGTCGGGCGTAGCAGCCGCCAGAACCGGCTGGTCAAAGCGATCAGGAGTGTTCTGAAAAAGTTGTCAGGGCTGGGTAACCGGACTCCTCGTGATATTCCCATACAACAGAGGCAAGTCGCTTCAGTCAGTCGGCCCAAACCAATAGAGGTCTCTGGCAATGTCCGTCCTCAGGCTCAGGCTGACAACGTTTTCAAACAACAGGGGTATGTCTTTGCCGAGGTGAAAATGGGGCAGGGTGACAAGCCTGAAGTACAGAGGGCTTATCAGCAGGCCAGAAATCAGTATGAGAGTGCTGCCGTCTCTGTGGCCAAAGAAGTACTCAATGAAGCCCGGCTACAGACTGATGGTGGTGAGCTTATTCTGGCAATGAAAGACTTTATCCAGCGACATGAGCAAAAGATTCATCAGAACTATGAGCCCGTGACGGAAGAGATGGTGGAAAATCTAAGGAACCTTCCTTATAAACTCCTCGATGAATTATCTTCAGCCAATGTAGACAAGCTGGTTGCCAGTGAAATATTCAGAATGCATCTGCGGGAAAGTGGAGACACCCAGACCCTTTTAAATCGCTATCAGATAACCGTGTCCGATGTTGAAGTGGCCGTTCCCGGAAGTACTCATGACCATAAAGAGTTTTTCAAGCTACAGAAGCTACAGTTTGATGCTGCCAGAGGGGTTCTGAATAATAAACTTCAGTTGGCCCAGAGCGAGGGGCGTACAGAGGACGTGGCACGTCTGACCAAGCTTGATCGACAACTACTGAATGAGTTAAGACGACTTCAGCAAACGGTTCAGCTAAAAGGTGATGAACCTGTCAGCAAGGAGGAGATACGCAAGGCTAATGAGCATTATCCGAAAATTCTGCAAGATGCCCTGGTGTCAGCAGGCGTCGATAAACACACCGTGGCCAGCGATTTCAAGGCGGCTTATGCTGATCAGTTAAATAATCGTCCCTGGAAAACAACAGAAAATTCGTTTTCTCAGGATGGCGTTGAGTTTACCTCCAGACAACAGCCCGCGGCTGAAATCAAAGTGCCTGAGTCAGCAAGGGGTGAAGTCTCTCGCCTCTATGATATCGACTATGAAGGTCGTGGAGTTTGCTGTCTTGATACGGCCAATACGGATCATGCCTCAAACCTGAATCGCAGTGATTTCTCGATTAACAATAATAATGTCTACACCGGCATACGGCATGGGATTGCTGATCCCTATGGCGTCGAAGGGGATCCGGATCTCAAGGCAGAAGGAGGAAAAACAAGAGTCAAAGAAATTCTGCTTTCGGCCCTGGCAACCCGGCCTGATATTTTTGAGCAGGCTCTGGTGGCGGCAGAGGGAGGCCCTGTCCCCACTCTGACGACAACTTCCACCTCTCTGGTGACCACCGGTCTGGGTTCTGGGCATGAGAAAAAAATGCAGAAGGCTCAGAATGAAGCTTTCAAGCACTTTACCGACCCTGCAAAACAACCCGTTACTTTGGAACTTCCGGGGGCGGACGGGCAGCCCCGGACAATCAAGCTTAATTTCAAACAGGCACGCTTTAACATTCCGGTAAACTGGGGTGGGGTAGGTGGTGCCTCTCTGATAACCGGGGGAAGGTCTTTCCAGAAAAAAATGAATGATCCTGCTATGGAAATGCTGGTGGGCAAGTCCGGTAAAGCAGGTATTTATGGCGGGATGGCCGGTGAATTTCTCAGTGACATCTCAACGAAAGGTGAGGCCATCAGGGTGCAGGTCAGGGATGCCGAAGCGGCGGGCAACAGGGAAAAAGTCTCCGAACTCAATGCTCAATTGGATCAGTTAAAAAGAGATGGTCGGTCAGTAGAGAACCTTGCAGACCAAATTAAGACGATCTATAAAAAAGGTCGGCATTACCATCATCATCATGACGCTTATAAACTGGCGGCCAGGGTCGCTCTGTTGACTCATAAGGTGGGGGCTGTGCCACTGTCCAATTGTAAAAGCGGTAAAGACAGAACAGGAATGCTGGATGCTGAGATCAAGTTCCTGGCGGCCCGAATCAATCCCGGAACCGGTGAAGTGCCTGAGCCTGGCCGTATTGTGGATCCTGCTGACAGAACCTTGTTCCAGACGATTCTCCAGCAGAGTGGTAATCTGGAGGTTCAGGAGCAGAACGTGGGTGTCCGGGGATATAAAACAGAGTGGGTTAAATCGATCACAGAGAGAGTCGGTGATCCTGCCGTTCGTGAAGAAGTCAGGGGACTTTCCAGAACAGTGCGCTCCTGA